Proteins encoded in a region of the Solanum dulcamara chromosome 9, daSolDulc1.2, whole genome shotgun sequence genome:
- the LOC129904373 gene encoding transcription factor MYB48 isoform X2, with the protein MGFSCQSFRFETKVIGGRQIIKKNMHHRIGLKRTGKSCRLRWVNYLNPDLKRGKMTPQEERLVLELHSKLGNRWSRIARKIPGRTDNEIKNYWRTHMRKKAQEQRKKSSISPSSAFSNSSSPSSSSITHVENERNFYDTGGLELLQVEEEKKSNDQEQDGKSMKVYSMDEVWKDIELLEENEETVNKPIMGSISPLWDYSLDSLWKDFDWSSFR; encoded by the exons ATGGGATTTTCTTGCCAAAGTTTCAGGTTTGAAACTAAGGTGATTGGCGGGAgacaaattataaaaaaaaatatgcatcATAGAATAG gttTGAAAAGAACAGGAAAGAGTTGCAGGTTACGTTGGGTTAATTACTTGAATCCTGATCTTAAACGTGGCAAAATGACTCCTCAAGAAGAACGTCTAGTTCTTGAACTTCACTCCAAATTGGGAAATAG aTGGTCAAGAATTGCCCGAAAAATACCAGGGCGTACTGATAACGAAATCAAGAATTACTGGAGAACCCACATGAGGAAGAAAGCTCAAGAACAAAGGAAAAAGTCTTCTATTTCTCCATCTTCAGCTTTTTCCAACTCTTCATcgccttcttcttcttcaatcacTCACGTAGAAAATGAAAGAAACTTCTACGATACGGGAGGACTCGAGCTCTTGcaagttgaagaagaaaaaaaatctaatgATCAAGAACAAGATGGAAAAAGTATGAAAGTTTACTCCATGGATGAAGTTTGGAAAGATATTGAATTAttagaagaaaatgaagaaacagTGAATAAACCAATTATGGGGTCCATTTCACCCCTATGGGATTATTCCCTAGACTCACTTTGGAAAGATTTTGATTGGAGTAGCTTTCGATAG
- the LOC129904373 gene encoding transcription factor MYB48 isoform X1, with protein sequence MVQEEIMRRGPWTEEEDMQLLFYVKLFGDRRWDFLAKVSGLKRTGKSCRLRWVNYLNPDLKRGKMTPQEERLVLELHSKLGNRWSRIARKIPGRTDNEIKNYWRTHMRKKAQEQRKKSSISPSSAFSNSSSPSSSSITHVENERNFYDTGGLELLQVEEEKKSNDQEQDGKSMKVYSMDEVWKDIELLEENEETVNKPIMGSISPLWDYSLDSLWKDFDWSSFR encoded by the exons atggtgcAAGAGGAAATAATGAGAAGAGGTCCATGgacagaagaagaagatatgcagcttttattttatgttaaattaTTTGGAGATCGACGATGGGATTTTCTTGCCAAAGTTTCAG gttTGAAAAGAACAGGAAAGAGTTGCAGGTTACGTTGGGTTAATTACTTGAATCCTGATCTTAAACGTGGCAAAATGACTCCTCAAGAAGAACGTCTAGTTCTTGAACTTCACTCCAAATTGGGAAATAG aTGGTCAAGAATTGCCCGAAAAATACCAGGGCGTACTGATAACGAAATCAAGAATTACTGGAGAACCCACATGAGGAAGAAAGCTCAAGAACAAAGGAAAAAGTCTTCTATTTCTCCATCTTCAGCTTTTTCCAACTCTTCATcgccttcttcttcttcaatcacTCACGTAGAAAATGAAAGAAACTTCTACGATACGGGAGGACTCGAGCTCTTGcaagttgaagaagaaaaaaaatctaatgATCAAGAACAAGATGGAAAAAGTATGAAAGTTTACTCCATGGATGAAGTTTGGAAAGATATTGAATTAttagaagaaaatgaagaaacagTGAATAAACCAATTATGGGGTCCATTTCACCCCTATGGGATTATTCCCTAGACTCACTTTGGAAAGATTTTGATTGGAGTAGCTTTCGATAG